The Acinonyx jubatus isolate Ajub_Pintada_27869175 chromosome E3, VMU_Ajub_asm_v1.0, whole genome shotgun sequence genome has a window encoding:
- the MRPS34 gene encoding 28S ribosomal protein S34, mitochondrial, producing the protein MARKKLRPRLIAELARRVRALREQRERPRDSQRYALDYGTLTRPHSGRRLPARAWADVRRESSLLQLLSRLPLFGLGRLVTRKSWLWQHDEPCYWRLTRVRPDYTAQNLEHGKAWGILTFKGHTESEAREIAQVMHHDWRLVPKHEEAAFTAVTPAPPEDAQCRVPYPPLLRAMILAERRKSGDTSTEEPMLNLERTREHPWDYPAKQEAKKKAKAAAV; encoded by the exons ATGGCGCGGAAGAAGTTGCGGCCGCGGCTCATCGCCGAGCTGGCCCGTCGCGTGCGGGCCCTGCGGGAGCAACGGGAGCGGCCGCGCGACTCGCAGCGCTATGCGCTGGACTACGGGACGCTGACGCGGCCGCACTCGGGCCGCCGGCTGCCCGCGCGCGCCTGGGCCGACGTGCGCCGCGAGAGCAGCCTGCTGCAGCTGCTCAGCCGCCTGCCGCTCTTCGGCCTGGGCCGCCTCGTGACGCGCAAGTCCTGGCTGTGGCAGCACGACGAGCCGTGCTACTGGCGCCTCACGCGCGTGCGGCCCGACTACACGGCGCAG AACTTGGAGCACGGCAAGGCCTGGGGCATCCTGACCTTCAAAG GACACACGGAGAGCGAGGCCCGGGAGATCGCGCAGGTCATGCACCACGACTGGCGGCTGGTGCCCAAGCACGAGGAGGCGGCCTTCACGGCTGTCACGCCGGCACCGCCCGAGGACGCTCAGTGCCGTGTGCCCTACCCGCCGCTCCTCCGGGCCATGATTCTAGCGGAGCGACGGAAGAGCGGGGACACCAGCACCGAGGAGCCCATGCTGAATCTCGAGAGGACGCGAGAGCATCCCTGGGACTACCCTGCGAAACAGGAGGCGAAGAAAAAGGCCAAGGCCGCCGCGGTGTAA
- the SPSB3 gene encoding SPRY domain-containing SOCS box protein 3 isoform X3, producing the protein MSPWPLASPFADFDWVWDDLNKSSATLLSCDNRKVNFHTEYSCGTAAIRGTKELGEGQHFWEIKMTSPVYGTDMMVGIGTSDVDLDKYHHTFCSLLGRDEDSWGLSYTGLLHHKGDKMSFSSRFGQGSIIGVHLDTWHGTLTFFKNRKCIGEGGWARAPGAGSWSPRPSTPGPPRGCPHRSLRRRDPRRESRQGCPCPQMPSGDTQPPQGARAQAMLPAPAGVAATKLQNKKFYPMVCSTAAKSSMKVIRSCASVTSLQFLCCYRLRQLRPDSGDTLEGLPLPPGLKQVLRHKLGWVLSMSCGRHKPPAPSPKAMADPGGPETRRCQRKRCRRT; encoded by the exons ATGAGC ccctggcctctggcctcccccTTCGCAGATTTTGACTGGGTGTGGGATGACCTGAATAAGTCTTCGGCCACCCTGCTGAGCTGTGACAACCGCAAGGTCAACTTCCACACGGAGTACAGCTGCGGCACGGCGGCCATCCGGGGCACcaaggagctgggggagggccaGCATTTCTGGGAGATCAAGATGACCTCTCCCGTCTATGGCACCGACATG ATGGTGGGCATTGGGACATCAGACGTGGATCTGGACAAGTATCACCACACATTCTGCAGCCTGCTCGGCAGGGACGAGGACAGCTGGGGCCTCTCCTATACGG ggctcctCCACCACAAGGGCGACAAGATGAGCTTCTCGTCGAGATTCGGCCAGGGCTCCATCATTGGTGTGCACCTGGACACCTGGCACGGCACGCTGACCTTCTTCAAGAACAGGAAGTGCATAGGTGAGGGCGGCTGGGCCCGGGCCCCCGGGGCCGGCAGCTGGAGCCCCAGGCCAAGCACCCCAGGCCCCCCAAGGGGCTGTCCTCACAGAAGCCTGAGGCGCCGGGATCCCCGGCGCGAGAGTCGTCAGGGATGTCCGTGTCCTCAGATGCCGTCGGGGGACACGCAGCCCCCACAGGGGGCCAGAGCTCAGGCTATGCTCCCTGCTCCCGCAGGCGTGGCGGCCACCAAGCTGCAGAACAAGAAGTTCTACCCGATGGTGTGCTCCACCGCGGCCAAGAGCAGCATGAAGGTGATCCGCTCGTGCGCCAGCGTCACGTCCCTGCAGTTCCTGTGCTGCTACCGCCTGCGCCAGCTGCGGCCCGACTCCGGGGACACGCTGGAGGGTCTGCCCCTGCCGCCCGGCCTGAAGCAGGTGCTGCGCCACAAGCTGGGCTGGGTCCTGAGCATGAGCTGTGGCCGCCACAAGCCCCCTGCGCCCTCGCCCAAGGCCATGGCCGATCCCGGCGGCCCTGAGACCCGGCGCTGCCAGAGGAAGCGCTGCCGACGGACCTAA
- the EME2 gene encoding probable crossover junction endonuclease EME2 isoform X1 yields MSRGRNFFRAMVRAPPTGSRSTAAAGSGRCPAQRRPGSAGSQLEAGPAMSRTDTGRAGSSRRGGCLRRPPTWEVSDSDAEGPAGAEEGARVPGPAEERRAAAKALRPEQALRRVAVRVDPAVLEDAGAGILLEALSTLGCEYQVETQRLARSLRWTRAKPDSCPGTVPSEVWDAGEQDFLLLLEPEEFLQGVNQLTQTCGPPCSVPWISPEGSTSPHVAVIGLDAYLWSHQPSNIHETRQPETAAVARTAVALSWPRVEEALVLLQLWAHLDVLLVASWQELSRHVCAFSKAFAQRPRKCVTTTLTGGCSREGGQECLERQYRESRAFSFCVAGRWAGGERVARDGTGLRGVWWRQIRQFNRVSPAVADAVVTAFPSPRLLQQAYRTCNTEQERTALLADLPVKTGDGARPRRVGPDLARRICLFLTTTSPELLLDLGS; encoded by the exons ATGAGCCGCGGCCGCAACTTCTTCCGCGCCATGGTCCGCGCCCCGCCGACCGGAAGCCGCTCCACCGCCGCCGCCGGAAGCGGCCGGTGTCCCGCGCAAAGGCGTCCGGGCTCGGCCGGAAGCCAGTTGGAGGCCGGGCCGGCCATGTCGCGGACGGATACGGGGAGGGCGGGGAGCTCGCGCCGGGGCGGGTGTCTGCGGCGTCCCCCGACATGGGAGGTCTCGGACTCGGACGCCGAGGGCCCCGCGGGCGCGGAGGAGGGTGCGAGGGTGCCCGGCCCGGCGGAGGAGCGCAGGGCGGCGGCCAAGGCGCTGCGGCCCGAGCAGGCCCTGCGGCGCGTGGCGGTGCGCGTGGACCCAG CCGTTCTGGAAGATGCTGGTGCTGGCATCCTGCTGGAGGCCCTGAGCACTCTGGGCTGTGAGTACCAAGTGGAAACCCAGCGCCTGGCCCGGAGCCTCAGGTGGACCAGAGCAAAGCCGGATTCTTGCCCCGGTACC GTGCCTTCTGAGGTGTGGGACGCAGGTGAACAGGATTTCCTGCTGCTCCTGGAGCCGGAGGAGTTTCTGCAGGGCGTCAACCAGCTGACCCAG ACCTGTGGCCCACCCTGCTCGGTACCGTGGATCTCTCCTGAGGGCTCCACCAGCCCCCACGTAGCCGTCATTGGGCTGGATGCCTACCTGTG GTCTCACCAGCCCAGCAACATCCACGAGACAAGGCAGCCGGAGACTGCAGCAGTGGCCCGTACGGCAGTGGCACTCAGCTGGCCCAGGGTGGAGGAG GCCCTGGTGCTCCTGCAGCTCTGGGCACACCTGGATGTGCTGCTGGTGGCCTCCTGGCAGGAGCTGAGTCGGCACGTGTGCGCATTCAGCAAGGCCTTCGCGCAGCGCCCTCGCAAGTGCGTGACCACCACCCTGACTGGTGGCTGCAGCCGGGAGGGGGGACAGGAGTGCCTGGAGAG GCAGTACCGGGAGTCCCGTGCCTTTTCCTTCTGCGTGGCTGGACGCTGGGCAGGGGGTGAGCGAGTGGCAAGAGATGGCACAGGGCTTCGGGGGGTCTGGTGGCGGCAGATCAGGCAGTTCAACCGGGTCAGCCCGGCCGTGGCCGATGCTGTTGTCaccgccttcccctccccccgccttctGCAGCAG GCCTACAGGACCTGCAACACAGAGCAGGAGCGCACGGCCCTCCTGGCTGACCTCCCCGTGAAGACGGGCGATGGTGCGCGGCCCCGCAGGGTGGGCCCTGACCTTGCCCGCCGCATCTGCCTCTTCTTGACCACGACCAGTCCTGAGCTCCTGCTGGACCTGGGCTCCTGA
- the EME2 gene encoding probable crossover junction endonuclease EME2 isoform X3, producing the protein MSRGRNFFRAMVRAPPTGSRSTAAAGSGRCPAQRRPGSAGSQLEAGPAMSRTDTGRAGSSRRGGCLRRPPTWEVSDSDAEGPAGAEEGARVPGPAEERRAAAKALRPEQALRRVAVRVDPAVLEDAGAGILLEALSTLGCEYQVETQRLARSLRWTRAKPDSCPGTVPSEVWDAGEQDFLLLLEPEEFLQGVNQLTQTCGPPCSVPWISPEGSTSPHVAVIGLDAYLWSHQPSNIHETRQPETAAVARTAVALSWPRVEEALVLLQLWAHLDVLLVASWQELSRHVCAFSKAFAQRPRKCVTTTLTGGCSREGGQECLERQYRESRAFSFCVAGRWAGGERVARDGTGLRGVWWRQIRQFNRVSPAVADAVVTAFPSPRLLQQDLQHRAGAHGPPG; encoded by the exons ATGAGCCGCGGCCGCAACTTCTTCCGCGCCATGGTCCGCGCCCCGCCGACCGGAAGCCGCTCCACCGCCGCCGCCGGAAGCGGCCGGTGTCCCGCGCAAAGGCGTCCGGGCTCGGCCGGAAGCCAGTTGGAGGCCGGGCCGGCCATGTCGCGGACGGATACGGGGAGGGCGGGGAGCTCGCGCCGGGGCGGGTGTCTGCGGCGTCCCCCGACATGGGAGGTCTCGGACTCGGACGCCGAGGGCCCCGCGGGCGCGGAGGAGGGTGCGAGGGTGCCCGGCCCGGCGGAGGAGCGCAGGGCGGCGGCCAAGGCGCTGCGGCCCGAGCAGGCCCTGCGGCGCGTGGCGGTGCGCGTGGACCCAG CCGTTCTGGAAGATGCTGGTGCTGGCATCCTGCTGGAGGCCCTGAGCACTCTGGGCTGTGAGTACCAAGTGGAAACCCAGCGCCTGGCCCGGAGCCTCAGGTGGACCAGAGCAAAGCCGGATTCTTGCCCCGGTACC GTGCCTTCTGAGGTGTGGGACGCAGGTGAACAGGATTTCCTGCTGCTCCTGGAGCCGGAGGAGTTTCTGCAGGGCGTCAACCAGCTGACCCAG ACCTGTGGCCCACCCTGCTCGGTACCGTGGATCTCTCCTGAGGGCTCCACCAGCCCCCACGTAGCCGTCATTGGGCTGGATGCCTACCTGTG GTCTCACCAGCCCAGCAACATCCACGAGACAAGGCAGCCGGAGACTGCAGCAGTGGCCCGTACGGCAGTGGCACTCAGCTGGCCCAGGGTGGAGGAG GCCCTGGTGCTCCTGCAGCTCTGGGCACACCTGGATGTGCTGCTGGTGGCCTCCTGGCAGGAGCTGAGTCGGCACGTGTGCGCATTCAGCAAGGCCTTCGCGCAGCGCCCTCGCAAGTGCGTGACCACCACCCTGACTGGTGGCTGCAGCCGGGAGGGGGGACAGGAGTGCCTGGAGAG GCAGTACCGGGAGTCCCGTGCCTTTTCCTTCTGCGTGGCTGGACGCTGGGCAGGGGGTGAGCGAGTGGCAAGAGATGGCACAGGGCTTCGGGGGGTCTGGTGGCGGCAGATCAGGCAGTTCAACCGGGTCAGCCCGGCCGTGGCCGATGCTGTTGTCaccgccttcccctccccccgccttctGCAGCAG GACCTGCAACACAGAGCAGGAGCGCACGGCCCTCCTGGCTGA
- the MAPK8IP3 gene encoding C-Jun-amino-terminal kinase-interacting protein 3 isoform X17 — MSESGQSSAAATPSTTGTKSNTPTSSVPSAAVTPLNESLQPLADYGASTKSSTRAREKRNSRNMEVQVTQEMRNVSIGMGSSDEWSDVQDIIDSTPELDMSREPRLDRTGNSPTQGIVNKAFGINTDSLYHELSTAGSEVIGDVDEGADLLGEFSVRHDFFGMGKEVGNLLLENSQLLETKNALNVVKNDLIAKVDQLSGEQEVLKGDLEAARQAKARLEGRIKDLEEELRRVKSEAIIARREPKEEVEDVSSYLCTELDKIPMAQRRRFTRVEMARVLMERNQYKERLMELQEAVRWTEMIRASREHPSVQEKKKSTIWQFFSRLFSSSSSPPPAKRSYPSVNIHYKSPTTAGFSQRRSHAMCQISAGSRPLEFFPDDDCTSSARREQKREQYRQVREHVRNDDGRLQACGWSLPAKYKQLSPNGGQEDTRMKNVPVPVYCRPLVEKDPTMKLWCAAGVNLSGWKPSEDDSANGVKPPPGRDPLTCDREVEGETKSNHTSPEKKARELPEVDATSSRVWILTSTLTTSKVVIIDANQPGTVVDQFTVCNAHVLCISSIPAASDSDYPPGEIFLDGDVNPEDSSADGVLAGITLVGCATRCNVPRSNCSSRGDTPVLDKGQGEVAAVANGKVNPAQSTEEATEATEVPDSGPSEAEAAAVRPGPLTEHVFTDLAPTPAPSTQPGSENGQEADTGGVQPEPEPSADPAGASTSAAPTMWLGAQNGWLYVHSAVANWKKCLHSIKLKDSVLSLVHVKGRVLVALADGTLAIFHRGEDGQWDLSNYHLMDLGHPHHSIRCMAVVYDRVWCGYKNKVHVIQPKTMQIEKSFDAHPRRESQVRQLAWIGDGVWVSIRLDSTLRLYHAHTHQHLQDVDIEPYVSKMLGTGKLGFSFVRITALLIAGNRLWVGTGNGVVISIPLTETVVLHRGQLLGLRANKTSPTSGEGARPGGVIHVYGDDSSDKSASSFIPYCSMAQAQLCFHGHRDAVKFFVSVPGNVLATLNGSVLDSPSESPGPAAPASEAEGQQLKNVLVLSGGEGYIDFRIGDGEDDDTEESAGDVNQVKPLLSKAERSHIIVWQVSYSPE; from the exons ATGTCCGAGTCGGGCCAGTCTTCCGCGGCTGCCACGCCCAGCACCACGGGCACCAAGTCCAACACGCCCACGTCCTCCGTGCCCTCGGCGGCGGTGACGCCGCTCAACGAGAGCCTGCAGCCGCTGGCGGACTACGGCGCCAGCACCAAGAGCAGCACGCGGGCTCGGGAGAAGCGCAACAGCCGCAACATGGAGGTCCAGGTCACGCAGGAGATGCGCAACGTCAGCATAG gcaTGGGCAGCAGTGACGAGTGGTCTGATGTTCAAGACATCATCGACTCCACTCCGGAGCTGGACATGAGTCGGGAGCCCCGTCTCGATCGCACGGGCAACAG CCCAACCCAGGGGATCGTGAACAAGGCTTTTGGCATCAACACTGACTCCCTGTACCACGAACTGTCGACCGCGGGGTCGGAGGTCATCGGGGACGTGGATGAAGGAGCGGACCTGCTAG GGGAGTTCTCAG TGCGCCATGATTTCTTTG GAATGGGCAAGGAAGTGGGGAACCTGCTGCTGGAGAACTCACAGCTTCTAGAAACCAA AAACGCTCTGAACGTGGTGAAGAATGACCTCATCGCCAAGGTGGACCAGCTGTCCGGGGAGCAGGAGGTGCTGAAAGGGGACCTGGAAGCTGCCAGACAGGCCAAAGCCCGGCTGGAGGGCCGCATCAAGGACCTGGAGGAGGAGTTGAGGAG AGTGAAGTCAGAAGCCATCATCGCCCGCCGCGAACCCAAAGAAGAGGTGGAGGATGTAAGCAGCTATCTCTGTACAGAATTG gacAAGATCCCCATGGCGCAGCGCCGCCGCTTCACGCGGGTGGAGATGGCGCGTGTGCTCATGGAGCGGAACCAGTACAAAGAAAGGCTGATGGAGCTTCAGGAGGCCGTGCGGTGGACCGAGATGATCAG AGCATCCCGAGAGCATCCGTCTGTCCAGGAGAAGAAGAAGTCCACCATCTGGCAGTT CTTCAGCCGCCTCTtcagctcctcctccagcccccctccGGCCAAGCGCTCCTATCCCTCGGTGAACATTCACTACAAATCACCCACCACGGCCGGCTTCAGCCAGCGCCGCAGCCATGCCATGTGCCAGATCTCGGCTGGCAGCCGGCCTCTGGAGTTCTTCCCCGATGA TGACTGCACTTCGTCCGCCCGCCGGGAGCAGAAGCGCGAGCAGTACCGGCAGGTGCGCGAGCACGTGCGCAATGACGACGGGCGGCTGCAGGCCTGCGGCTGGAGCCTGCCGGCCAAGTACAAGCAG CTGAGTCCCAATGGGGGCCAGGAGGACACGCGGATGAAGAACGTGCCTGTCCCCGTGTACTGCCGCCCTCTGGTGGAGAAGGACCCAACCATGAAG CTGTGGTGTGCTGCGGGCGTCAACCTGAGTGGGTGGAAACCGAGTGAGGACGACTCCGCGAATGGAGTCAAGCCCCCGCCAGGCCGTGACCCTCTGACCTGCGACCGGGAAGTGGAAGGAGAGACCAAGAGCAACCACACGTCCCCCGAGAAGAAG GCAAGAGAGCTCCCCGAGGTGGATGCCACCTCCAGCCGCGTGTGGATCCTCACCAGCACCCTGACCACCAGCAAGGTGGTCATCATCGATGCCAACCAGCCGGGCACCGTGGTGGACCAGTTCACCGTCTGCAATGCTCACGTCCTGTGCATCTCCAGCATTCCAG CGGCCAGTGACAGCGACTACCCTCCGGGGGAGATCTTCCTGGACGGCGACGTAAACCCAGAAGACTCCAGTGCAGACGGTGTGCTGGCGGGTATCACCCTGGTGGGCTGTGCCACCCGCTGCAACGTGCCACGCAGCAACTGCTCCTCCCGAGGGGACACCCCAGTGCTCGACAAGGGCCAAG GGGAGGTGGCTGCCGTCGCCAATGGGAAGGTCAACCCAGCTCAGTCCACGGAAGAGGCCACAGAAGCCACGGAGGTGCCAGACTCTGGGCCCAGCGAGGCGGAGGCAGCTGCGGTGCGGCCCGGGCCCCTCACGGAGCACGTCTTCACTGACCtggcccccaccccggcccccagcacccagcctgGCAG CGAGAACGGGCAGGAGGCCGACACGGGGGGTGTGCAGCCAGAGCCGGAGCCCAGCGCAGACCCTGCGGGGGCCAGCACCAGCGCTGCCCCCACTATGTGGCTGGGAGCCCAGAATGGCTG GCTCTACGTGCACTCGGCTGTGGCCAACTGGAAGAAGTGTCTGCACTCCATCAAGCTGAAGGACTCTGTCCTGAGCCTGGT GCACGTGAAAGGGCGAGTGCTGGTGGCCCTGGCAGACGGAACTCTGGCCATCTTCCACCGAGGCGAAG ATGGCCAGTGGGACCTGAGCAACTACCACCTGATGGACCTGGGCCACCCACACCACTCCATCCGCTGCATGGCCGTCGTGTACGACCGCGTCTGGTGCGGCTACAAGAACAAGGTGCACGTCATCCAGCCCAAGACGATGCAGATCGAG AAATCGTTTGACGCCCACCCACGGCGGGAGAGCCAGGTCCGGCAGCTGGCGTGGATCGGCGACGGGGTGTGGGTGTCCATCCGCCTGGACTCCACGCTGAGGCTCTACCACGCCCACACCCACCAGCACCTGCAGGACGTGGACATCGAACCCTATGTCAGCAAGATGCTGG gcaCAGGCAAGCTGGGCTTCTCCTTCGTGCGCATCACAGCCCTGCTCATTGCGGGCAACCGCCTCTGGGTGGGCACCGGCAACGGCGTCGTCATCTCCATCCCGCTGACCGAGA cCGTGGTCCTGCACCGAGGCCAGCTCCTGGGGCTCCGGG cCAACAAGACCTCCCCCACCTCCGGAGAGGGGGCCCGTCCGGGGGGTGTCATCCACGTGTACGGTGACGACAGCAGTGACAAATCAGCCAGCAGCTTCATCCCCTACTGCTCCATGGCCCAGGCCCAGCTCTGCTTCCACGGGCACCGCGACGCCGTCAAGTTTTTCGTCTCTGTGCCAG GGAACGTGTTGGCCACTCTCAACGGCAGCGTGCTCGACAGCCCGTCCGAGAGCCCCGGGCCGGCCGCCCCTGCCTCTGAAGCCGAGGGCCAGCAGCTGAAGAACGTGCTGGTGCTGAGTGGCGGGGAGGGCTACATCGACTTCCGCATCG GCGACGGAGAGGATGACGACACGGAGGAGAGCGCGGGGGACGTGAACCAGGTGAAGCCCTTGCTGTCCAAGGCTGAGCGCAGCCACATCATCGTGTGGCAGGTGTCCTACAGCCCCGAGTGA
- the NME3 gene encoding nucleoside diphosphate kinase 3, with protein sequence MICLVLTVLAHLFPAACAGVHERTFLAVKPDGVQRRLVGEIVRRFERKGFKLVALKLVQASEELLREHYAELRERPFYGRLVDYMGSGPVVAMVWQGLDVVRASRALIGATDPADAAPGTIRGDFCVEVGKNVIHGSDSVESARREIALWFRGDELLCWEDSAGHWLYE encoded by the exons ATGATCTGCCTGGTGCTGACGGTGCTGGCCCACCTCTTCCCGGCGG CCTGCGCCGGCGTGCACGAGCGCACCTTTCTGGCCGTGAAGCCCGACGGCGTGCAGCGGCGGCTCGTGGGCGAGATCGTGCGGCGCTTCGAGAGGAAAGGCTTCAAGCTGGTGGCGCTGAAGCTGGTGCAG GCCTCGGAGGAACTGCTGCGTGAGCACTACGCCGAACTGCGCGAGCGCCCCTTCTACGGCCGCCTGGTGGACTACATGGGCTCGGGGCCGGTGGTGGCCATG GTGTGGCAGGGGCTGGACGTGGTGCGCGCCTCGAGGGCCCTCATCGGGGCCACGGACCCGGCCGACGCGGCGCCCGGCACCATCCGCGGGGACTTCTGCGTCGAGGTTGGCAA GAACGTGATCCACGGCAGCGACTCGGTGGAGAGCGCCCGCCGCGAGATCGCCCTCTGGTTCCGCGGCGACGAGCTGCTGTGCTGGGAGGACAGCGCCGGCCACTGGCTGTACGAGTAG
- the EME2 gene encoding probable crossover junction endonuclease EME2 isoform X4, giving the protein MSRGRNFFRAMVRAPPTGSRSTAAAGSGRCPAQRRPGSAGSQLEAGPAMSRTDTGRAGSSRRGGCLRRPPTWEVSDSDAEGPAGAEEGARVPGPAEERRAAAKALRPEQALRRVAVRVDPAVLEDAGAGILLEALSTLGCEYQVETQRLARSLRWTRAKPDSCPGTVPSEVWDAGEQDFLLLLEPEEFLQGVNQLTQTCGPPCSVPWISPEGSTSPHVAVIGLDAYLWQYRESRAFSFCVAGRWAGGERVARDGTGLRGVWWRQIRQFNRVSPAVADAVVTAFPSPRLLQQAYRTCNTEQERTALLADLPVKTGDGARPRRVGPDLARRICLFLTTTSPELLLDLGS; this is encoded by the exons ATGAGCCGCGGCCGCAACTTCTTCCGCGCCATGGTCCGCGCCCCGCCGACCGGAAGCCGCTCCACCGCCGCCGCCGGAAGCGGCCGGTGTCCCGCGCAAAGGCGTCCGGGCTCGGCCGGAAGCCAGTTGGAGGCCGGGCCGGCCATGTCGCGGACGGATACGGGGAGGGCGGGGAGCTCGCGCCGGGGCGGGTGTCTGCGGCGTCCCCCGACATGGGAGGTCTCGGACTCGGACGCCGAGGGCCCCGCGGGCGCGGAGGAGGGTGCGAGGGTGCCCGGCCCGGCGGAGGAGCGCAGGGCGGCGGCCAAGGCGCTGCGGCCCGAGCAGGCCCTGCGGCGCGTGGCGGTGCGCGTGGACCCAG CCGTTCTGGAAGATGCTGGTGCTGGCATCCTGCTGGAGGCCCTGAGCACTCTGGGCTGTGAGTACCAAGTGGAAACCCAGCGCCTGGCCCGGAGCCTCAGGTGGACCAGAGCAAAGCCGGATTCTTGCCCCGGTACC GTGCCTTCTGAGGTGTGGGACGCAGGTGAACAGGATTTCCTGCTGCTCCTGGAGCCGGAGGAGTTTCTGCAGGGCGTCAACCAGCTGACCCAG ACCTGTGGCCCACCCTGCTCGGTACCGTGGATCTCTCCTGAGGGCTCCACCAGCCCCCACGTAGCCGTCATTGGGCTGGATGCCTACCTGTG GCAGTACCGGGAGTCCCGTGCCTTTTCCTTCTGCGTGGCTGGACGCTGGGCAGGGGGTGAGCGAGTGGCAAGAGATGGCACAGGGCTTCGGGGGGTCTGGTGGCGGCAGATCAGGCAGTTCAACCGGGTCAGCCCGGCCGTGGCCGATGCTGTTGTCaccgccttcccctccccccgccttctGCAGCAG GCCTACAGGACCTGCAACACAGAGCAGGAGCGCACGGCCCTCCTGGCTGACCTCCCCGTGAAGACGGGCGATGGTGCGCGGCCCCGCAGGGTGGGCCCTGACCTTGCCCGCCGCATCTGCCTCTTCTTGACCACGACCAGTCCTGAGCTCCTGCTGGACCTGGGCTCCTGA
- the EME2 gene encoding probable crossover junction endonuclease EME2 isoform X2 gives MSRGRNFFRAMVRAPPTGSRSTAAAGSGRCPAQRRPGSAGSQLEAGPAMSRTDTGRAGSSRRGGCLRRPPTWEVSDSDAEGPAGAEEGARVPGPAEERRAAAKALRPEQALRRVAVRVDPAVLEDAGAGILLEALSTLGCEYQVETQRLARSLRWTRAKPDSCPGTVPSEVWDAGEQDFLLLLEPEEFLQGVNQLTQTCGPPCSVPWISPEGSTSPHVAVIGLDAYLWSHQPSNIHETRQPETAAVARTAVALSWPRVEEALVLLQLWAHLDVLLVASWQELSRHVCAFSKAFAQRPRKQYRESRAFSFCVAGRWAGGERVARDGTGLRGVWWRQIRQFNRVSPAVADAVVTAFPSPRLLQQAYRTCNTEQERTALLADLPVKTGDGARPRRVGPDLARRICLFLTTTSPELLLDLGS, from the exons ATGAGCCGCGGCCGCAACTTCTTCCGCGCCATGGTCCGCGCCCCGCCGACCGGAAGCCGCTCCACCGCCGCCGCCGGAAGCGGCCGGTGTCCCGCGCAAAGGCGTCCGGGCTCGGCCGGAAGCCAGTTGGAGGCCGGGCCGGCCATGTCGCGGACGGATACGGGGAGGGCGGGGAGCTCGCGCCGGGGCGGGTGTCTGCGGCGTCCCCCGACATGGGAGGTCTCGGACTCGGACGCCGAGGGCCCCGCGGGCGCGGAGGAGGGTGCGAGGGTGCCCGGCCCGGCGGAGGAGCGCAGGGCGGCGGCCAAGGCGCTGCGGCCCGAGCAGGCCCTGCGGCGCGTGGCGGTGCGCGTGGACCCAG CCGTTCTGGAAGATGCTGGTGCTGGCATCCTGCTGGAGGCCCTGAGCACTCTGGGCTGTGAGTACCAAGTGGAAACCCAGCGCCTGGCCCGGAGCCTCAGGTGGACCAGAGCAAAGCCGGATTCTTGCCCCGGTACC GTGCCTTCTGAGGTGTGGGACGCAGGTGAACAGGATTTCCTGCTGCTCCTGGAGCCGGAGGAGTTTCTGCAGGGCGTCAACCAGCTGACCCAG ACCTGTGGCCCACCCTGCTCGGTACCGTGGATCTCTCCTGAGGGCTCCACCAGCCCCCACGTAGCCGTCATTGGGCTGGATGCCTACCTGTG GTCTCACCAGCCCAGCAACATCCACGAGACAAGGCAGCCGGAGACTGCAGCAGTGGCCCGTACGGCAGTGGCACTCAGCTGGCCCAGGGTGGAGGAG GCCCTGGTGCTCCTGCAGCTCTGGGCACACCTGGATGTGCTGCTGGTGGCCTCCTGGCAGGAGCTGAGTCGGCACGTGTGCGCATTCAGCAAGGCCTTCGCGCAGCGCCCTCGCAA GCAGTACCGGGAGTCCCGTGCCTTTTCCTTCTGCGTGGCTGGACGCTGGGCAGGGGGTGAGCGAGTGGCAAGAGATGGCACAGGGCTTCGGGGGGTCTGGTGGCGGCAGATCAGGCAGTTCAACCGGGTCAGCCCGGCCGTGGCCGATGCTGTTGTCaccgccttcccctccccccgccttctGCAGCAG GCCTACAGGACCTGCAACACAGAGCAGGAGCGCACGGCCCTCCTGGCTGACCTCCCCGTGAAGACGGGCGATGGTGCGCGGCCCCGCAGGGTGGGCCCTGACCTTGCCCGCCGCATCTGCCTCTTCTTGACCACGACCAGTCCTGAGCTCCTGCTGGACCTGGGCTCCTGA